Proteins encoded within one genomic window of Celeribacter baekdonensis:
- a CDS encoding PDR/VanB family oxidoreductase: protein MRVDKRRDLTPSISEFTLVPVEAVDLPDFAPGAHITLETPSGAMRRYSLVNDGETPKEYVIAVKREPQSRGGSASMHEDAQEGTELNIEAPENDFPLTDVQKYLLIAGGIGITPIYAMARYLDKKGKALRIIYVSRSAEESAYLDELNAVFEGRIIVHHDNGDLDQVYDFWDDLVTPRATHVFCCGPKPLMEEIKAVSGHWPEGRIHFEDFKPVDVVRDDDVPFEVELKKSGEVVKVPEDRSILEALRDAGFATSSSCESGTCGTCKTRLLSGDADHRDMVLMDEEKDDYVMICVSRAKSGRLVLDL from the coding sequence ATGCGCGTCGACAAACGACGCGATTTAACGCCAAGCATCTCTGAATTCACTCTGGTGCCGGTCGAGGCCGTTGATTTGCCGGATTTTGCACCGGGGGCCCATATCACTCTGGAAACGCCTTCGGGAGCGATGCGCCGGTATTCCCTAGTAAACGATGGGGAAACACCCAAGGAATACGTGATCGCAGTCAAACGTGAGCCGCAGTCGCGCGGCGGATCGGCGTCCATGCACGAGGACGCACAGGAGGGAACCGAGCTCAATATCGAAGCGCCGGAGAACGATTTCCCACTGACCGATGTGCAGAAATACCTGCTGATCGCGGGCGGTATCGGCATTACGCCGATCTATGCCATGGCGCGCTACCTCGATAAAAAGGGCAAGGCGCTCAGGATCATTTATGTCAGTCGGAGCGCGGAAGAGTCCGCCTATCTGGACGAGTTGAACGCTGTTTTCGAAGGCCGGATCATCGTTCACCATGACAATGGCGATCTCGATCAGGTCTATGATTTCTGGGACGATCTGGTGACGCCCCGGGCCACGCATGTCTTCTGCTGCGGACCCAAACCCTTGATGGAAGAGATTAAGGCCGTGTCGGGTCACTGGCCCGAGGGACGTATCCATTTCGAGGACTTCAAACCCGTCGACGTCGTACGCGACGATGATGTGCCTTTTGAAGTCGAATTGAAGAAAAGCGGTGAAGTCGTGAAGGTTCCCGAGGACCGCTCGATTCTCGAAGCGCTGCGGGATGCCGGCTTTGCAACCTCCAGCTCCTGTGAGAGCGGCACCTGCGGCACCTGCAAGACCCGTCTTCTGAGTGGTGATGCCGATCATCGGGACATGGTTCTGATGGATGAGGAAAAAGACGATTATGTGATGATCTGCGTGTCGCGCGCCAAGTCGGGGAGGCTGGTTCTTGACCTCTGA
- a CDS encoding alpha-hydroxy acid oxidase, with amino-acid sequence MKAINIDDLRCRAQARLPAVVFDYLDGAAEDEITLRANRQAFERIHLQPRILSGGDVDLTTKIFGQRYSTPLLIGPTGLNGLYWPQGDVHLARAADEAGIGFALSTASNTSMEEIARQGSAPQWFQLYPWGKPDFSKALIDRAAAAGYSALMITVDSLVGGKRERDLRHGFSHEIKMSAPILLDGLMHPRWLTSVWLGKHRPRFENLTAFLGEGASDKELADFTRSQRNPNFSWDDVRRIRKQWSGPLLIKGVMCAADALRARDEGVDGVVVSNHGGRQLDGAPATLSVLEEIADRLGDSATVLLDGGIRRGSDVVKALALGAQGVLLGRAPLYGLAAGGHVGVARALSILEEEIRRTMIFTGCRRPQDLDRRVLVGSEMR; translated from the coding sequence ATGAAGGCCATAAATATCGACGATCTGCGCTGCCGCGCGCAGGCCCGACTGCCCGCTGTCGTGTTCGATTATCTGGATGGCGCTGCCGAAGACGAGATCACGCTTCGGGCCAACCGGCAGGCTTTCGAGCGCATTCATCTGCAGCCCCGCATTCTTTCGGGTGGGGATGTTGATCTGACGACGAAGATTTTCGGCCAGCGCTATTCCACCCCCTTACTGATCGGCCCCACCGGATTGAACGGGCTTTACTGGCCGCAAGGGGATGTGCATCTGGCGCGTGCGGCGGATGAGGCAGGGATTGGTTTCGCGCTGTCCACGGCGTCGAACACCTCCATGGAAGAGATCGCCAGACAGGGCTCCGCACCGCAGTGGTTTCAGCTTTACCCATGGGGTAAGCCCGATTTTTCAAAAGCACTGATCGATCGTGCCGCCGCCGCCGGATATTCCGCACTGATGATCACGGTGGATTCGCTGGTCGGCGGAAAGCGTGAGCGTGACCTGAGACATGGGTTCTCACATGAAATCAAAATGAGTGCTCCGATCCTTCTCGACGGTTTGATGCACCCGAGATGGCTGACGTCCGTATGGCTGGGTAAACACCGGCCCCGGTTCGAAAACCTGACGGCGTTTCTGGGGGAGGGGGCCAGCGACAAGGAGTTGGCGGACTTCACCCGCTCGCAGCGCAATCCGAATTTCTCATGGGACGATGTGCGACGTATCCGAAAACAGTGGAGCGGACCGCTTCTGATCAAAGGAGTGATGTGTGCCGCCGATGCCTTGCGGGCGCGCGATGAGGGGGTGGACGGTGTGGTGGTCTCAAACCACGGGGGACGCCAGCTTGACGGAGCGCCTGCGACGCTGTCGGTTCTCGAAGAGATCGCGGATCGGTTGGGCGATAGCGCGACCGTGTTGCTCGATGGCGGGATACGGCGGGGCAGCGATGTCGTGAAGGCGCTTGCGCTGGGAGCGCAGGGCGTTCTTCTGGGACGTGCTCCGCTTTACGGTCTGGCGGCTGGCGGGCATGTCGGGGTTGCGCGGGCGCTGTCGATTCTTGAGGAAGAAATACGCCGAACCATGATTTTTACCGGCTGTCGCAGGCCGCAGGACTTGGATCGCCGGGTGCTTGTGGGCTCTGAGATGCGGTGA
- a CDS encoding Rieske 2Fe-2S domain-containing protein, whose amino-acid sequence MLTPEENELLTRVTGDAPMAQLMRQHWTPVCLIEEVAEPDGKPLRVEVLGESYVAFRDTNGRLGMLDELCPHRKASLVYGRNEECGLRCLYHGWKMDVDGNVVAMSSEPEGSPLMDKVKQRSYPVREWGGFVWAWLGDKDEMPEFQPPAFAPTEDTPVAILKIRVPANWAQIHEGQIDSAHSSSLHSSTMVPARVEGAAADDKSWYRPSTDKAPRMQTETTSYGFHYAAIRKPIKNAATHHYLRITEFIAPYYSLIPPNNNYKVASVIVPINDDETAFHFLAFGGPNVPSTEEWRKFAHAVPGVDVDHKWRTLRTLENDFLQDRERMKEGHFTGVDGIPNEDIVMWVSMGSRVQRHTDVLGASDLAIVEFRRLMADAAKKVAEGGEAIGTGSEVPQAKIASHEGVYPKEVDWRTLVDTSGATEAAE is encoded by the coding sequence ATGCTAACACCCGAAGAGAATGAACTGCTGACCCGCGTGACGGGAGATGCACCGATGGCGCAACTCATGCGTCAGCACTGGACACCTGTCTGTCTGATCGAAGAGGTGGCAGAGCCCGATGGAAAGCCGCTTCGGGTCGAGGTGCTGGGTGAAAGCTATGTCGCTTTTCGTGACACCAATGGTCGGCTTGGCATGCTTGACGAGCTCTGCCCGCACCGCAAAGCCTCGCTGGTCTATGGCCGCAACGAGGAATGCGGTCTGCGGTGCCTGTACCACGGCTGGAAAATGGATGTGGACGGCAACGTAGTGGCGATGTCCTCCGAGCCCGAGGGCAGCCCGCTCATGGACAAGGTCAAACAGCGCTCCTATCCGGTGCGTGAATGGGGTGGCTTCGTCTGGGCCTGGCTCGGCGACAAGGATGAGATGCCCGAATTCCAACCGCCGGCTTTTGCCCCGACGGAGGACACCCCGGTCGCAATCCTTAAAATTCGCGTTCCGGCCAACTGGGCACAGATTCATGAAGGTCAGATCGACAGTGCGCATTCGTCTTCGCTGCACTCGTCCACTATGGTTCCTGCCCGGGTCGAAGGCGCCGCGGCCGATGACAAATCCTGGTACCGGCCCTCGACCGACAAGGCACCGCGGATGCAGACCGAAACCACCAGCTACGGGTTTCACTATGCGGCGATCCGCAAGCCGATCAAGAATGCGGCGACGCATCATTACCTGCGCATCACCGAATTCATCGCGCCCTATTACTCGCTGATCCCGCCGAACAACAACTACAAGGTGGCCAGCGTGATCGTGCCGATCAACGACGATGAAACGGCCTTCCACTTCCTCGCTTTCGGGGGTCCGAACGTGCCATCGACCGAGGAATGGCGCAAATTCGCCCATGCCGTTCCCGGCGTGGATGTGGATCACAAATGGCGGACGCTTCGGACGCTCGAGAACGACTTCCTGCAGGATCGCGAGCGGATGAAAGAGGGTCACTTCACGGGTGTCGACGGTATCCCGAACGAGGATATTGTGATGTGGGTGTCGATGGGCAGCCGCGTGCAGCGCCACACCGACGTGTTGGGCGCCTCGGATCTTGCGATCGTCGAGTTTCGCCGTCTAATGGCGGATGCGGCCAAGAAGGTTGCCGAGGGCGGAGAAGCTATCGGCACTGGTTCCGAGGTCCCGCAAGCCAAGATCGCCTCTCATGAGGGGGTTTACCCGAAAGAGGTCGACTGGCGCACACTCGTCGATACGTCCGGAGCCACAGAGGCCGCCGAGTAA
- a CDS encoding TRAP transporter permease, producing the protein MNIPSLTETGRRRKLASTMRTVVIVLAAAFALWVIYANLFVISDPLILGILFISGIFTILFLAIGATARAPDDVPIYDWIFSALSLACGIYFYVNAGVVADRISLLDQFTPDQLFFGSSLLFLTLEATRRTTGLGLTGVVLLFLIYNLFGYLLPPPFGHRVSEFSYLLDVLVFTTDGLFGVPIQVVASYVFLFVMFGTFLSKAGGGDFFFNLASLVTGRARGGPAKIAIISSGLYGTMSGSPTSDVVATGSITIPVMKRLGYSARFAGAVEVAASTGGSAMPPIMGSAAFIMAEYSGISYNEIVFAALLPALIYYGGVFSQVHLRAVRLDLRPSEDEVPSVADTFRTGWVFLLPIIGIVVALMLGYSPTFTAGVGVVATILASLILKETRMTPWQILEGLGTTTLQILPVAGACAAAGLVIGGLSMTGLGMKSANVILELSNGQPILTLVIAAAVTIVLGLGMPTPSAYILAAVLVGPALAKLGFPVLPSQMFLLYYAILSALTPPIAVAAIAASAIADEDPFKIAFSAVRLAVIGFLLPFAFVWNPAILLMSDPLINTLAIVGAVSATLAIACSLEGMVKTDLSTLERLLLTIGAVGAVSPFPLLAVASIALVIAVLGRQFFFSTPVAAGGKEET; encoded by the coding sequence ATGAACATTCCCTCGCTTACCGAAACCGGCCGTCGCCGGAAGCTTGCTTCCACCATGCGAACGGTTGTCATCGTTCTCGCGGCCGCTTTCGCGCTATGGGTTATCTATGCGAACCTTTTCGTTATTTCCGACCCGCTGATCCTCGGCATCCTGTTCATTTCGGGCATCTTCACAATTCTCTTTCTGGCCATCGGAGCGACGGCCAGAGCCCCGGATGACGTCCCGATTTACGATTGGATATTCTCCGCATTGAGTCTTGCCTGCGGCATCTATTTTTACGTCAATGCCGGGGTCGTCGCCGATCGTATCAGCCTGCTCGACCAGTTTACGCCCGATCAGCTCTTCTTTGGCTCTTCCCTGTTGTTCCTGACGCTTGAGGCGACCCGGCGCACGACAGGCCTCGGTCTGACCGGCGTGGTTTTGCTGTTCCTGATCTACAACCTGTTCGGATATCTGCTGCCGCCGCCCTTCGGGCACCGGGTCAGCGAGTTCAGCTATCTCCTCGACGTTCTCGTGTTCACGACCGATGGTCTGTTCGGTGTGCCGATCCAGGTTGTGGCCAGCTATGTGTTCCTGTTCGTGATGTTCGGAACCTTTCTGTCCAAGGCCGGTGGGGGTGATTTCTTTTTCAACCTCGCTTCTCTGGTCACCGGGCGTGCACGGGGCGGCCCGGCCAAGATCGCTATCATTTCTTCGGGTCTCTACGGCACCATGTCGGGCAGCCCGACCTCGGATGTCGTCGCGACGGGCTCGATCACCATCCCGGTGATGAAACGCCTGGGCTACAGCGCGCGTTTTGCCGGTGCGGTGGAAGTTGCTGCGTCAACCGGCGGCAGCGCCATGCCTCCGATCATGGGCTCGGCAGCCTTCATCATGGCCGAGTATTCCGGGATTTCCTACAATGAGATCGTTTTCGCGGCCCTGTTGCCCGCTTTGATCTACTATGGTGGGGTGTTCTCTCAGGTGCACCTGCGGGCCGTGCGGCTCGATCTGCGTCCTTCCGAGGATGAGGTCCCGTCCGTTGCGGACACTTTCAGAACCGGCTGGGTTTTCCTTTTGCCGATCATCGGCATCGTGGTCGCGCTGATGTTGGGATATTCCCCGACGTTCACGGCGGGCGTCGGTGTGGTGGCGACCATTCTGGCCTCGCTGATCCTGAAAGAGACCCGTATGACGCCCTGGCAAATTCTGGAAGGGCTCGGAACGACGACGCTGCAGATCCTGCCCGTGGCAGGGGCCTGTGCGGCGGCCGGTCTCGTGATCGGCGGTCTCTCGATGACCGGGCTCGGTATGAAATCCGCCAATGTCATCCTGGAACTCAGCAACGGTCAGCCGATCCTGACTTTGGTGATCGCAGCTGCCGTGACCATCGTTCTCGGTCTGGGTATGCCGACACCGAGCGCCTACATCCTTGCTGCGGTTCTCGTTGGGCCTGCTCTGGCCAAGCTCGGGTTTCCCGTGCTTCCCAGCCAGATGTTCCTGCTCTACTACGCAATCCTGTCGGCTCTGACACCGCCGATTGCCGTGGCTGCGATTGCGGCTTCCGCGATTGCCGATGAAGACCCGTTCAAGATTGCCTTCTCCGCTGTTCGGCTGGCTGTAATCGGTTTCCTTCTGCCGTTCGCCTTCGTGTGGAACCCGGCGATCCTGTTGATGTCCGATCCTTTGATCAACACGCTTGCCATCGTCGGTGCGGTCTCTGCGACGCTTGCAATCGCCTGTTCTTTGGAGGGGATGGTCAAAACGGACCTGAGCACTCTGGAACGTTTGCTGCTGACGATCGGAGCCGTTGGCGCCGTGAGCCCTTTCCCGCTTCTGGCTGTGGCAAGCATTGCCTTGGTCATTGCTGTACTCGGGCGACAGTTCTTCTTTTCCACTCCGGTCGCGGCCGGCGGGAAGGAAGAGACCTGA
- a CDS encoding TAXI family TRAP transporter solute-binding subunit → MKHKLTTFFAAIGICAIGNSAVADSVNVTLSGGNPSGLWSLLGAGVDRAVKASDPDGVVTYQATGGGFANIGLLAADRTDLGLAHDAEIKLALSGEEPFREPITNLQAIGYMYNWAPMHFFLKKSIADEYDIDSLDDLAKADVGIRVAMNNSGNVTANMTAFMLDAAGFDEETIKENGGTVVRGGSAQQVDLLADGRTDMVINGIFVGHSSFLSVDKNNDVVLLTVPQDVIEKTNEKFGTGPYTIPAGSYTHQADEVQTVALGALLVTSDALEEETGYAIAHSIVDNMDQIRSVHSAMQMLTPELLVSQETLPFHPGAERAYKELGLIE, encoded by the coding sequence ATGAAACACAAATTGACCACTTTTTTCGCTGCGATCGGCATTTGTGCGATCGGGAACTCTGCGGTTGCGGACAGCGTCAACGTGACGCTTTCGGGGGGTAACCCGTCCGGGCTTTGGTCCTTGCTTGGGGCCGGTGTGGACCGGGCCGTCAAAGCTAGCGATCCTGATGGTGTCGTGACCTATCAGGCGACCGGCGGCGGTTTTGCCAATATCGGTCTGCTTGCTGCCGACAGAACGGATCTTGGTCTTGCGCACGATGCTGAGATCAAGCTGGCGCTGTCCGGTGAAGAGCCGTTCCGCGAACCGATCACCAATCTTCAGGCCATCGGTTACATGTATAACTGGGCGCCGATGCATTTCTTTCTGAAGAAATCCATCGCCGATGAATACGATATCGACAGCCTTGACGATCTTGCGAAAGCCGATGTGGGCATTCGTGTCGCCATGAACAACTCGGGCAATGTGACGGCCAACATGACCGCTTTCATGCTGGACGCTGCTGGCTTTGACGAAGAGACGATCAAGGAAAACGGCGGCACAGTCGTGCGCGGTGGGTCCGCGCAACAGGTTGACCTGCTAGCCGATGGTCGCACGGATATGGTGATCAACGGGATTTTCGTTGGCCATTCGTCTTTCCTCAGTGTCGACAAGAACAACGACGTCGTTCTGTTGACTGTTCCTCAGGATGTTATTGAAAAAACAAATGAAAAATTCGGCACGGGACCCTACACGATCCCTGCCGGGAGCTATACGCATCAGGCGGATGAGGTACAGACCGTCGCACTCGGGGCCCTGCTGGTCACATCTGACGCTTTGGAGGAAGAGACGGGCTATGCGATTGCTCATAGCATTGTCGATAACATGGACCAGATCCGCTCCGTGCACAGCGCGATGCAGATGCTGACACCGGAACTGCTGGTTTCGCAAGAGACACTTCCGTTCCATCCGGGCGCGGAGCGCGCCTACAAGGAACTTGGGCTGATCGAATAA
- a CDS encoding MarR family winged helix-turn-helix transcriptional regulator, whose translation MTDQSTCTEDLNDLPEADERLARLVRLAARGFNRSLQMRLATQNVTFGQWIFFRILWQEDGLSQRELSDRAHLTEPTAHSALTKMEELGYIVRRNIEGNRRRQHAFLTERGWQLRGLLEPLAIEANEVAVEGLTKDEQINLKRSLAKMIRNLEQDEKDAVRRGIRVPPTKGMGV comes from the coding sequence ATGACAGATCAATCCACATGCACCGAAGACCTGAACGACCTGCCGGAGGCGGATGAGCGTCTCGCCCGATTGGTGCGACTGGCGGCCCGCGGCTTTAACCGTTCTCTGCAAATGCGACTTGCGACGCAGAATGTAACATTCGGGCAGTGGATTTTCTTTCGTATCCTCTGGCAGGAGGACGGTCTGTCGCAGCGTGAGTTGAGCGATCGCGCACATCTGACGGAGCCGACAGCGCATAGTGCCCTGACGAAAATGGAAGAGTTGGGGTATATCGTTCGGCGCAACATCGAGGGAAACCGGCGTCGACAGCATGCGTTTTTGACGGAACGGGGCTGGCAGTTGCGGGGGCTGCTTGAACCGCTTGCAATCGAGGCAAACGAGGTTGCGGTAGAAGGGCTGACCAAGGATGAACAAATTAACCTGAAGCGCAGTCTCGCGAAAATGATCAGGAACCTCGAACAGGATGAGAAAGACGCTGTGCGTCGGGGGATTCGGGTCCCTCCGACCAAGGGAATGGGCGTCTGA
- a CDS encoding thiamine pyrophosphate-binding protein: protein MKDRNTTDVEMPVTSEDTGVWGSDIFAEMLRGLGVKYVALNPGSSFRGLHDSLVNKLGNRDPQMLLCLHEEHAVAIAHGYAKVTGEPLAVILHSNVGLMHGSMSIFNAWCDRVPMLVYGATGPVDAALRRPWIDWLHTCRDQGALIRNYVKWDDQPGSMEAALESMLRADVIARTEPTGPTYVSFDVSIQEKKHAEAPALPDFSRFSPPLPAAPSAEGVAQAATLLKQAKRPVVLAGRVSRDPADWARRVALVEALGAEVLTDIRIGASFPTDHPQHRGKPSFFIDDVSGEVLRQADVILSLDWLDLAGTLKLAGKLEARVIQASLDHQLHNGWGMEHQALPALDLHLACTPDVATHALADALGVGAGDAPTDLPVKPAFDAPAEETPLDIMTLAGALGQGLDGICASMVRLPLGWAGESWHFRHPLDFLGYDGGGGIGSGPGMLIGAALALKDSDRLPVAVLGDGDFMMAASAFWTAAHYGTPFLAVVSNNQSFYNDEVHQERVAVERNRPVENKWIGQRIGDPDIDIAAVARAQGCEGIGPVSTAGELVEAVRKGIEMVKAGKSVVIDAHVQPGYNPNMVAGLTRSE from the coding sequence ATGAAAGACCGGAACACGACAGATGTCGAAATGCCTGTGACCTCTGAGGACACCGGGGTCTGGGGCAGTGATATCTTTGCCGAGATGCTGCGCGGACTTGGTGTCAAATATGTTGCACTGAACCCCGGATCGAGCTTTCGCGGGCTGCACGACAGTCTGGTGAACAAGCTCGGCAATCGCGATCCGCAGATGTTGTTGTGCCTGCACGAAGAACATGCGGTGGCGATCGCGCATGGCTATGCCAAGGTGACGGGAGAGCCGCTGGCCGTGATCCTGCACAGCAACGTGGGCCTGATGCACGGGAGCATGTCGATTTTCAACGCCTGGTGCGACCGCGTTCCGATGCTGGTCTATGGCGCGACGGGGCCGGTGGATGCAGCGCTGCGCCGGCCATGGATCGATTGGTTGCACACCTGCCGCGATCAGGGCGCGCTGATCCGCAATTATGTGAAATGGGACGATCAGCCCGGCTCGATGGAGGCGGCGCTCGAATCTATGCTGCGCGCCGATGTGATCGCACGGACGGAGCCGACCGGACCGACCTATGTCAGTTTCGATGTGTCAATTCAGGAAAAGAAACATGCCGAGGCCCCCGCCTTGCCTGATTTTTCCCGCTTTAGTCCGCCACTCCCGGCGGCGCCTTCCGCCGAAGGAGTGGCGCAGGCGGCCACGCTTTTGAAACAGGCGAAAAGGCCGGTTGTTCTGGCTGGGCGCGTCTCGCGCGACCCTGCGGACTGGGCGCGGCGCGTGGCACTGGTCGAGGCGTTGGGGGCTGAGGTTCTGACCGATATTCGCATCGGTGCGTCCTTCCCGACCGATCATCCGCAGCATCGCGGCAAGCCGTCCTTTTTCATCGACGATGTTTCGGGCGAGGTTCTGCGTCAGGCGGATGTTATTCTGAGCCTCGATTGGCTCGATCTCGCCGGAACGCTGAAACTGGCTGGCAAGCTGGAGGCCAGGGTGATTCAGGCATCGCTCGATCACCAGCTGCACAATGGCTGGGGCATGGAGCATCAGGCGCTTCCGGCACTGGACCTGCATCTCGCCTGTACGCCGGATGTTGCCACCCATGCCCTCGCCGATGCGCTGGGTGTCGGGGCCGGGGACGCGCCGACGGACCTGCCGGTCAAACCTGCGTTCGATGCACCTGCGGAGGAAACGCCGCTCGACATCATGACGCTGGCGGGCGCGCTCGGTCAGGGGCTCGACGGCATCTGTGCCAGCATGGTGCGCCTGCCGCTCGGCTGGGCCGGAGAAAGCTGGCATTTCCGTCATCCGCTCGATTTTCTGGGCTATGACGGCGGCGGCGGTATCGGTTCGGGGCCGGGGATGCTGATCGGTGCGGCGCTGGCGCTCAAGGACAGCGACCGCCTGCCGGTTGCGGTGCTGGGCGATGGCGATTTCATGATGGCGGCCTCGGCCTTCTGGACGGCGGCGCATTACGGCACGCCCTTCCTGGCGGTGGTGTCCAACAACCAGTCGTTCTACAATGACGAGGTGCATCAGGAACGTGTCGCCGTGGAGCGCAACCGTCCGGTCGAGAACAAATGGATCGGCCAGCGGATCGGCGATCCCGATATCGACATCGCGGCCGTTGCGCGGGCGCAGGGCTGTGAGGGGATCGGGCCGGTGTCGACCGCGGGCGAGCTTGTGGAGGCGGTGCGCAAGGGCATCGAGATGGTCAAGGCGGGCAAAAGCGTCGTGATCGACGCCCATGTGCAGCCGGGCTACAACCCGAATATGGTCGCTGGTCTGACCCGGAGCGAGTGA